A genome region from Vibrio tapetis subsp. tapetis includes the following:
- the btsR gene encoding two-component system response regulator BtsR has protein sequence MLTAIVIDDELFAREELIDLLNETKQIDVIDQASNAIEGLKKINALKPDVVFLDIHMPQISGIELLAMLDPDTMPNVVFVTAYDQYALQAFEDNAFDYLLKPIEPNRLKKSVARLTKTCELKSQPDISTITPSTLSQVPCIGHNRIVIIPIVDVEFAYTDISGVQIKTAEQTATSQLTLKVLEQKTPLLRCHRQYLVNTKCIREIKLLEHGLAEIVTVSGHPVPVSRRYLKSLKETLGFH, from the coding sequence ATGCTAACTGCCATCGTCATAGATGACGAATTGTTTGCTCGAGAAGAGCTGATAGATCTTCTCAATGAGACCAAGCAAATTGATGTGATTGATCAGGCAAGTAATGCGATTGAAGGATTAAAGAAAATCAATGCGCTAAAGCCCGATGTGGTTTTTTTGGATATTCACATGCCACAAATATCAGGGATAGAACTGCTTGCGATGCTCGACCCCGACACCATGCCGAATGTGGTTTTTGTAACGGCTTACGACCAGTATGCCTTGCAAGCCTTTGAAGACAATGCTTTTGATTATCTGCTAAAACCTATAGAGCCTAATCGGCTGAAAAAAAGCGTCGCGCGTTTAACAAAAACCTGCGAACTAAAATCTCAACCAGATATCAGCACCATTACGCCAAGCACATTAAGCCAAGTTCCGTGTATCGGACACAACCGAATTGTCATTATCCCAATTGTTGACGTTGAATTCGCCTATACAGATATCAGCGGCGTCCAGATTAAAACCGCAGAGCAAACCGCCACCAGCCAACTGACCTTAAAAGTATTGGAACAAAAAACACCGCTATTGCGCTGTCATCGCCAGTATTTAGTGAACACTAAATGTATTAGAGAAATAAAGCTCTTAGAACACGGATTAGCAGAAATCGTCACCGTAAGTGGTCATCCGGTTCCTGTTAGTCGACGATACTTAAAAAGCCTCAAAGAAACATTGGGGTTTCACTAG
- the nagZ gene encoding beta-N-acetylhexosaminidase, protein MGPLWLDVEGCELDAEERELLQHPTVGGVILFARNYHDNKQLLALNKAIRKAANRPILIGVDQEGGRVQRFKEGFSRIPAAQDFAKQKNGVELARQAGWLMAAELIAHDIDLSFAPVLDQGHECKAIGSRAFGEDFASIVSYSTAFMQGMKQTGMATTGKHFPGHGNVVADSHVETPIDPRDNVFAQDMAIFKAQIDAGVLDAMMPAHVIYPHYDDQPASGSDFWLKTVLRQQLGFKGIVFSDDLGMEGAKIMGSAAQRAKQSLDAGCDMVLMCNHRPSAIDVLDNLEITRVLQADSLLKSQSFSLADLKLSNEWKLASEAMKPPID, encoded by the coding sequence ATGGGACCGCTTTGGCTAGATGTAGAAGGTTGTGAGTTGGATGCAGAAGAAAGAGAGCTTCTGCAGCACCCAACCGTTGGTGGCGTCATTCTATTTGCGCGAAATTATCACGATAATAAGCAGCTATTGGCGTTAAACAAAGCGATCCGTAAAGCGGCGAATCGCCCAATTCTGATTGGCGTTGATCAAGAAGGTGGTCGAGTTCAGCGTTTCAAAGAGGGGTTTAGCCGAATTCCCGCCGCGCAAGATTTTGCTAAGCAAAAGAATGGTGTTGAGCTGGCAAGGCAAGCTGGTTGGCTCATGGCGGCAGAGTTAATTGCACATGATATCGATTTGAGCTTTGCCCCAGTGCTGGATCAGGGGCACGAATGTAAAGCCATTGGTAGCCGAGCATTTGGTGAAGACTTTGCGTCTATCGTTTCTTATAGTACCGCTTTTATGCAAGGCATGAAGCAAACCGGTATGGCGACAACAGGTAAGCATTTTCCTGGTCATGGCAACGTGGTTGCCGACTCTCACGTAGAAACCCCTATTGATCCTCGTGACAACGTGTTTGCCCAAGATATGGCGATATTCAAAGCTCAAATTGATGCTGGCGTGCTCGACGCAATGATGCCTGCTCATGTGATTTACCCTCACTATGATGATCAGCCTGCCAGCGGCAGTGACTTCTGGTTGAAGACGGTACTGCGCCAACAGCTTGGCTTTAAAGGCATCGTATTTTCTGATGACTTAGGTATGGAAGGGGCTAAAATCATGGGCAGCGCAGCGCAACGAGCTAAACAGTCACTGGACGCTGGTTGTGATATGGTCTTGATGTGTAATCATCGACCTTCCGCTATTGATGTCTTAGATAACCTTGAAATTACCCGCGTACTGCAAGCGGATTCTTTGTTGAAATCTCAGTCATTTAGTTTGGCGGATCTTAAGTTGAGTAATGAATGGAAGCTGGCGAGCGAAGCGATGAAGCCTCCGATTGATTAA
- a CDS encoding anhydro-N-acetylmuramic acid kinase codes for MKDAELYIGVMSGTSMDGVDCALVSIKNDQVILLDHHFTPMPSKLKKQLLSVCLNQSTNIETVGRLDHQLGHLFADAVISLLQKSNTKPSDVVAIGNHGQTLFHQPTGSTPFTMQLGDANIIAAKTEITTIADFRRKDLALGGQGAPLVPAFHRALFEAKDASVVVLNIGGISNISVLHPNKPVIGYDTGPGNMLMDAWIYAQQGKKYDHNAEFALSGQVNNALINQLLEESYLSLSAPKSTGRELFNLEWLHAQLARFSTQQELASCDVQATLTEFTAVSITNEVRKYACGVQPQLLVCGGGACNPLLMQRLQQLLPEWLVDITSNKGVDSDYMEAMAFAWLAYRRQHNLPSNVPEVTGASRLASLGVIYPA; via the coding sequence ATGAAAGACGCAGAGCTTTATATCGGAGTAATGTCTGGCACAAGTATGGATGGTGTCGATTGTGCACTGGTTAGCATTAAAAATGATCAAGTAATACTACTAGATCATCACTTCACTCCCATGCCCAGCAAGCTAAAAAAACAGTTACTTTCTGTGTGCCTAAATCAGTCAACCAACATAGAAACGGTTGGCCGCTTAGATCATCAACTCGGACACTTATTTGCCGATGCGGTTATCTCACTGCTACAAAAGAGCAATACCAAACCAAGTGATGTCGTCGCGATTGGTAACCATGGTCAAACATTGTTTCATCAGCCAACAGGCTCTACGCCATTCACTATGCAGTTAGGCGATGCCAATATCATTGCCGCAAAAACCGAGATAACAACCATTGCGGATTTTCGCCGTAAGGACTTAGCCTTAGGAGGGCAAGGAGCGCCGCTAGTACCGGCATTTCATCGTGCTTTATTTGAAGCCAAAGATGCCAGCGTTGTGGTGCTCAATATTGGCGGGATCTCTAATATTTCAGTACTGCATCCAAACAAACCTGTTATTGGCTATGATACTGGCCCAGGTAACATGTTAATGGACGCGTGGATTTACGCTCAACAAGGCAAGAAATACGACCATAACGCCGAGTTCGCCTTAAGTGGACAAGTGAATAACGCGTTAATTAATCAACTTCTCGAAGAATCCTACTTGTCACTCTCAGCCCCTAAAAGCACCGGTCGCGAGTTATTTAACTTAGAGTGGTTGCACGCTCAGTTAGCACGATTTTCTACTCAACAGGAATTAGCTTCCTGCGATGTCCAAGCCACTTTGACTGAATTCACTGCGGTCAGCATTACAAATGAAGTACGCAAATACGCATGCGGGGTGCAACCTCAGCTCCTTGTTTGTGGAGGCGGTGCATGCAATCCATTACTGATGCAACGTTTACAACAATTGCTTCCAGAATGGTTAGTTGATATCACGAGCAATAAAGGGGTAGACAGCGATTATATGGAAGCCATGGCATTTGCGTGGCTGGCCTATCGTAGGCAGCATAACTTGCCAAGTAATGTACCAGAAGTCACCGGGGCGTCACGACTCGCTTCTCTGGGAGTAATCTATCCTGCTTAG
- the murQ gene encoding N-acetylmuramic acid 6-phosphate etherase: MTNDALITALSHLVSEGRNPETMDIDLLSSLEIVEKINQQDKQVPLAVKQVLPQIAQAVDAITSAFSEGGRLIYFGAGTSGRLGVLDASECPPTFGVHDQMVIGLIAGGKDAMFKAKEGAEDSESLGQEELISINLTAKDVVVGIAASGRTPYVIGGLNYANRLGAKTVAVSCNPASPIADIANIAISPVVGPEALTGSTRLKSGTAQKLILNMLTTASMIRLGKSYQNLMVDVKATNKKLVARAVRIVMQATDCDKTEAEAALIQSDYDAKVAILMLLTGVDVNTAKHQLDHQQGFLRQAVNALDTST; the protein is encoded by the coding sequence ATGACCAATGATGCATTGATTACAGCGCTTTCTCACTTAGTTTCTGAAGGGCGAAATCCAGAAACTATGGATATCGATTTACTTTCTTCACTTGAAATCGTAGAGAAAATTAATCAACAAGACAAACAAGTACCGCTTGCAGTAAAACAAGTGCTGCCACAAATCGCTCAAGCCGTAGATGCCATCACAAGTGCCTTTTCTGAAGGTGGTCGATTAATCTATTTTGGGGCAGGAACCAGCGGTCGATTGGGGGTATTAGATGCTTCCGAATGCCCACCAACCTTCGGTGTCCATGACCAAATGGTAATAGGCCTCATTGCTGGCGGAAAGGACGCGATGTTTAAAGCAAAGGAAGGGGCTGAAGACTCAGAGAGCTTAGGGCAAGAAGAACTCATCTCAATCAATCTAACGGCAAAAGATGTCGTTGTAGGTATTGCCGCGAGCGGCCGGACACCTTATGTTATTGGCGGGCTAAATTACGCCAATCGCCTCGGTGCAAAAACCGTAGCGGTCTCTTGTAACCCCGCCTCTCCGATTGCTGACATTGCCAATATTGCCATTAGCCCTGTTGTTGGACCTGAGGCACTAACCGGATCGACTCGATTAAAATCAGGCACTGCGCAAAAGCTTATTCTCAATATGCTCACAACAGCCAGTATGATCCGCTTAGGTAAGAGCTATCAGAACTTAATGGTCGATGTTAAAGCCACCAACAAAAAGCTGGTCGCCCGTGCGGTACGGATTGTCATGCAAGCGACCGATTGTGATAAAACAGAAGCAGAAGCTGCGCTCATTCAATCTGATTACGACGCCAAAGTCGCTATCTTAATGCTGCTCACAGGAGTCGATGTCAACACAGCAAAACATCAACTCGACCATCAGCAAGGCTTTTTGCGTCAGGCCGTTAATGCTCTAGATACAAGCACATAA
- a CDS encoding putative bifunctional diguanylate cyclase/phosphodiesterase, which produces MPLVRKIRQRFLTVSMLIFIFYYVGTAIVGYTLFQQHQMGSTCYLAYPVLMLLAFHAKQERYKNIAGLASLALFFIGSLLEPLSIDNVEEAFILVPLLYLVLYPATIWPILVCVLLISSYLLDLEPSEFGEFIEDAIELILITSFATVMVYFQRQANIKSAHFKLESETDFLTQVGNRKAFYLHLTKIKLLDHPTSPHVLLQINIDNFRGVNEQFGQNIGDQLLKNLCKKLDTLTNNNIKLYRTGGDLFSLILFAQTDQKSEATSLAESILEITKQSASILNRTHTLTSSIGITHFQDSENQVDMWCRNAELAISSAKKQGGGCYAWFDQKMLERKARRYLIEKELESALEKHQFSLVYQPKVKLDKGQFTDVEALIRWNHPTLGFISPAEFIPISEGSQKIVTIGEWVINQACEQGKYWLDRDMAISISVNVSTVQFSNCDLFSTIKDALFRTGFPGKLLQIEITETAIMNSYTQIVETCQKLRTLGIRIAIDDFGVDYSCLNYLRRLPIDVLKIDKSFVDDCIEDPKAHMLIRTIIQLGHNLNLIVTAEGVETDMQCSLLASEGCDKYQGYLYSKPVAPEALEILFSTQEAPLPHKTETTKPLINK; this is translated from the coding sequence ATGCCATTGGTTCGCAAAATTCGTCAGCGTTTTCTGACCGTTTCAATGTTAATATTCATTTTTTATTATGTTGGTACAGCAATTGTTGGCTATACATTATTTCAACAACATCAAATGGGCAGCACTTGTTATTTAGCTTACCCTGTATTGATGCTTCTCGCGTTTCATGCAAAACAAGAAAGATACAAAAATATTGCAGGGCTTGCCTCTCTCGCTCTCTTTTTTATTGGCAGCCTACTTGAACCGCTCTCAATCGACAATGTAGAAGAAGCTTTCATTCTCGTCCCCCTGCTCTATCTGGTGCTCTATCCTGCAACCATTTGGCCAATACTAGTTTGTGTTTTACTCATTTCTTCTTACCTACTGGATTTAGAACCAAGTGAGTTTGGTGAGTTTATTGAAGATGCTATTGAACTTATTTTGATCACCTCCTTTGCTACCGTTATGGTCTACTTCCAACGCCAAGCAAACATTAAATCAGCACATTTTAAACTGGAAAGTGAAACTGACTTTCTGACTCAAGTGGGCAATCGAAAAGCCTTCTACTTACACTTGACCAAAATAAAGTTGTTAGATCACCCCACTAGCCCGCACGTACTCTTGCAAATCAATATCGATAATTTCAGAGGTGTAAATGAACAATTTGGTCAAAATATTGGTGACCAGTTACTCAAAAACCTCTGTAAAAAGTTAGATACGCTAACCAATAACAACATCAAGTTATATCGAACGGGTGGCGATCTATTTTCTCTGATTCTCTTTGCTCAAACCGACCAAAAGAGTGAAGCAACCTCACTCGCCGAGTCAATATTAGAAATCACGAAACAAAGTGCCAGCATACTAAATAGAACACACACCCTCACCTCTAGTATTGGTATTACGCATTTTCAAGACTCTGAAAACCAAGTCGACATGTGGTGCAGAAACGCTGAATTAGCGATATCTTCAGCCAAAAAGCAAGGCGGAGGTTGTTACGCGTGGTTTGATCAGAAAATGCTAGAGCGAAAAGCTCGCCGATACTTGATTGAAAAAGAACTTGAAAGTGCCTTGGAAAAACATCAATTCAGTTTGGTGTATCAGCCTAAAGTGAAACTCGATAAGGGACAATTCACCGACGTTGAAGCATTAATTCGCTGGAACCATCCCACTCTAGGGTTTATTAGCCCTGCCGAATTCATCCCTATTTCGGAAGGAAGCCAAAAAATTGTTACCATTGGAGAATGGGTGATAAACCAAGCGTGTGAGCAAGGTAAGTACTGGCTTGACCGCGATATGGCAATTTCAATATCAGTAAACGTGTCGACGGTACAGTTCTCTAACTGCGATCTTTTTTCAACCATTAAAGATGCTCTGTTTAGAACTGGGTTTCCCGGAAAGCTGCTACAAATAGAAATAACCGAAACAGCGATCATGAATTCTTACACCCAAATTGTAGAAACTTGTCAGAAACTAAGAACACTCGGGATCAGAATTGCTATTGATGATTTTGGTGTTGACTACTCTTGTTTAAATTACTTAAGACGCCTGCCAATCGACGTCCTTAAAATTGATAAATCTTTTGTCGATGACTGCATTGAAGACCCAAAGGCTCACATGTTAATTAGAACGATTATTCAATTGGGACATAACCTGAACTTAATCGTAACTGCGGAAGGGGTAGAAACCGACATGCAGTGCTCTTTGCTAGCCAGTGAAGGATGTGATAAGTACCAGGGTTATTTATATTCGAAACCAGTAGCACCTGAAGCTCTAGAGATCCTATTCTCAACACAAGAAGCTCCACTACCACATAAAACCGAGACCACGAAACCATTAATAAATAAATGA
- a CDS encoding DUF2799 domain-containing protein, translating into MKKIIIILGVCGLVAGCVSSEADLAKSGDWYEIGYSDGIKGRTQRSYQMLSDLGQVQLSDYDEGYLAGVDLYCDPDHAFQIGVSGTYYEGVCEGREDAQKFRMEWQRGWSHGKGTQ; encoded by the coding sequence ATGAAAAAAATAATCATAATTCTTGGTGTATGCGGGTTAGTTGCAGGGTGTGTAAGTAGTGAGGCTGATCTGGCAAAATCGGGAGATTGGTATGAAATTGGCTATTCCGACGGTATTAAAGGTCGAACACAACGTTCCTATCAAATGCTTAGTGATCTCGGGCAAGTGCAACTTTCAGATTACGATGAAGGGTATTTAGCCGGTGTCGATTTGTATTGCGACCCTGATCATGCTTTTCAAATTGGGGTCTCGGGTACTTACTATGAAGGTGTGTGTGAAGGGCGAGAAGATGCTCAGAAATTTCGTATGGAATGGCAAAGAGGTTGGTCGCATGGAAAAGGCACCCAATAA
- a CDS encoding carbon starvation protein A, translating to MLWFLFCVAALLGGYFIYGAFIEKIFGINENRQTPAYTKQDGVDFVPMSNKKVYLVQLLNIAGVGPIFGPIMGALYGPAAMLWIVIGCIFAGAVHDYFSGMLSIRNGGASVPTITGRYLGKGAKHFMNIFAIVLLLLVGVVFVSAPAGMITNLVNDQTDFTMSMTTMVGIIFAYYVIATIVPVDKIIGRFYPLFGALLIFMSVGLITAIGFSDEHTIMGGFEISDMFNNMNPNDLPLWPALFITIACGAISGFHATQSPLMARCIENEKNGRFVFYGAMIGEGIIALIWCALALSFFGSVESLADAVANGGPGNVVYSASFGLLGVFGGVLAFLGVVILPITSGDTAFRSSRLILAEYFNMEQKSLRNRLLMALPLFVIGGILTQVDFGIIWRYFGFANQTTAVMMLWTASAYLLRYNKLHWVATVPAIFMTTVVITFILNNSTLGFGLPMQISTIVGIIGSLSITAYVIKISKGKGDTELKDDDEPSKPAVESTQS from the coding sequence ATGTTGTGGTTTCTATTTTGTGTTGCCGCGTTACTGGGTGGATATTTTATCTACGGTGCTTTTATCGAGAAGATATTTGGCATTAACGAAAACCGCCAGACCCCTGCTTATACCAAGCAAGATGGTGTCGATTTCGTACCCATGTCCAACAAAAAAGTGTACTTAGTTCAACTGCTCAACATCGCAGGTGTTGGTCCAATTTTTGGCCCTATTATGGGTGCATTGTACGGCCCAGCCGCAATGCTATGGATTGTAATCGGTTGTATCTTTGCTGGTGCAGTACATGATTACTTTTCGGGTATGCTATCAATTCGTAATGGCGGAGCATCAGTTCCAACGATTACGGGTCGTTATTTAGGCAAAGGCGCCAAACACTTTATGAACATCTTTGCCATTGTCCTATTGCTGCTCGTTGGTGTGGTTTTTGTATCAGCCCCTGCAGGCATGATCACAAACTTAGTCAATGACCAAACTGATTTCACCATGAGCATGACAACCATGGTTGGTATCATCTTTGCCTACTATGTCATCGCAACCATTGTTCCCGTCGACAAAATTATCGGTCGATTCTACCCATTGTTTGGCGCACTCTTAATCTTCATGTCTGTTGGTCTTATCACCGCGATTGGCTTCTCTGACGAGCACACCATCATGGGTGGCTTTGAAATCAGCGACATGTTTAACAACATGAACCCTAACGATCTTCCATTGTGGCCTGCACTATTCATCACTATTGCTTGTGGCGCTATCTCTGGCTTCCACGCAACACAATCTCCACTAATGGCTCGTTGTATCGAGAATGAAAAGAATGGCCGCTTTGTGTTCTACGGAGCAATGATTGGTGAAGGTATTATCGCATTGATTTGGTGTGCTCTAGCGTTATCATTCTTTGGTTCTGTTGAGTCTCTAGCTGATGCGGTAGCAAATGGCGGCCCAGGCAATGTTGTGTACAGCGCCTCATTTGGTCTTCTTGGTGTATTTGGTGGCGTGCTTGCTTTCCTAGGTGTGGTTATCTTACCAATCACTTCAGGTGATACTGCATTCCGCTCTAGCCGTTTGATCCTGGCTGAGTACTTCAACATGGAGCAAAAGTCACTGCGTAACCGCCTACTGATGGCGCTTCCGTTGTTCGTTATTGGCGGCATTTTAACTCAAGTTGATTTTGGTATTATCTGGCGCTACTTTGGCTTTGCTAACCAAACAACTGCGGTAATGATGCTTTGGACTGCTTCTGCTTACTTGCTTCGCTATAACAAATTGCACTGGGTAGCGACTGTTCCAGCCATTTTCATGACAACCGTTGTTATCACTTTCATCTTAAACAACAGCACTCTTGGTTTTGGCCTACCAATGCAAATATCAACGATTGTCGGCATTATTGGTTCACTTTCCATTACCGCTTATGTGATTAAGATTTCTAAAGGCAAAGGCGATACTGAGCTAAAAGATGATGATGAACCATCAAAACCTGCGGTTGAATCCACTCAATCATAA
- a CDS encoding IS4 family transposase, giving the protein MSEFSKELQVTAEFCHERPIDVFNKHIPWEWVEEAVQQTGRVSLRKRRLPAEQAVWLVLGIGLQRNRSIQDVCDKLELAFPDVDGELTPMATSSIIKGKERLGDKPMRYLFKTTAQQWEQQSDFDEVCGLKLLSVDGTYFKTHNTEENQHFGFAQKGASFPSVLAVTLMSTRSHLVSDAAFGPVTNSEISYAQQLVGSAPDDSLTLFDRGFTSAELFTSWQGASSNSHWLTPIKTKMRYDIIESYTDYDHLIEMPVSPQAQKQTPYLGKRWQARLILIPTPKGEIKGFITSCLCPERYLFDDLVKVYWERWEIERSYGELKQYQLQNKPTLRSKKKVGIYQELWGILTSYNIVRLEMAEMAKQHEVEPLRISFINALFLIMDEMIWASDTRSPGAIPKNLKALRDNGKRLILPKKRKRKPYPRAVLKKPARYPNKHATRS; this is encoded by the coding sequence ATGTCTGAGTTTTCAAAAGAGTTACAGGTTACCGCAGAGTTTTGCCACGAACGTCCAATCGATGTGTTTAATAAACACATTCCTTGGGAATGGGTTGAAGAAGCTGTTCAACAAACTGGACGAGTATCGCTCAGAAAGCGACGCCTCCCCGCAGAGCAAGCTGTTTGGTTAGTATTAGGGATTGGGCTCCAACGTAATCGCTCCATTCAAGATGTCTGCGACAAGTTGGAGTTAGCATTCCCTGATGTAGATGGTGAACTCACACCTATGGCAACAAGCAGTATTATCAAGGGGAAAGAACGCCTCGGCGATAAACCTATGCGTTACTTATTTAAAACTACAGCCCAACAGTGGGAGCAACAATCAGACTTTGACGAAGTTTGTGGCTTAAAGCTTCTTAGTGTCGATGGAACGTATTTCAAAACTCACAATACCGAAGAAAATCAGCATTTTGGGTTTGCTCAAAAAGGTGCATCATTTCCAAGCGTGTTGGCAGTAACATTAATGTCTACACGTAGCCACCTTGTGTCCGATGCTGCTTTTGGACCAGTAACAAACAGTGAAATATCATATGCCCAACAACTTGTGGGGTCAGCACCAGATGACTCATTAACACTTTTTGATAGAGGGTTCACTTCTGCGGAGTTATTTACCAGCTGGCAGGGTGCTAGCAGTAACAGCCACTGGTTAACACCAATCAAAACCAAAATGCGCTATGACATAATCGAGAGTTATACTGATTATGATCATCTCATTGAGATGCCTGTTTCACCACAAGCTCAAAAGCAGACTCCCTATCTTGGCAAGAGATGGCAAGCACGCCTTATTCTAATTCCAACCCCTAAAGGTGAAATCAAAGGCTTCATTACTTCGTGCTTATGCCCTGAGCGCTATCTGTTTGATGACTTAGTTAAAGTGTATTGGGAGCGTTGGGAAATCGAACGCAGTTACGGCGAACTAAAGCAGTATCAGTTACAAAACAAACCAACATTACGAAGTAAGAAAAAAGTCGGAATATATCAGGAGCTATGGGGAATATTAACCAGCTATAACATCGTGAGGCTGGAAATGGCTGAGATGGCTAAACAACATGAAGTTGAGCCTCTACGGATCAGCTTCATTAATGCCTTATTTTTGATTATGGATGAGATGATTTGGGCGAGCGACACTCGAAGTCCAGGAGCGATACCAAAAAACTTAAAAGCTCTCAGGGACAATGGGAAGCGGCTTATTCTCCCCAAGAAACGGAAAAGGAAACCATACCCCAGAGCGGTTTTAAAAAAGCCAGCCCGATACCCCAATAAACATGCCACTCGCTCTTAA
- the ispH gene encoding 4-hydroxy-3-methylbut-2-enyl diphosphate reductase, with protein sequence MKILLANPRGFCAGVDRAISIVERALEMYKPPIYVRHEVVHNRFVVEGLKQRGAVFVEELSEVPDDNIVIFSAHGVSQAVRIEAKQRQLTVFDATCPLVTKVHMEVARASRKNMEVVLIGHAGHPEVEGTMGQYASDTGGMYLVETSDDVEKLDVKDPSNFHYVSQTTLSVDETADVITKLREVFPEIQGPRKDDICYATQNRQDAVRAMAKEVDVMIVVGSTNSSNSTRLKELAEKLGTEGYLLDCPEAIEAKWFEGKSLIGVTAGASAPEELVNQILDRIQELGATGVEELQGREENMFFEVPKELQIKQID encoded by the coding sequence ATGAAAATACTGTTAGCTAACCCTCGTGGATTTTGTGCTGGTGTTGATAGAGCAATCAGCATTGTTGAGCGCGCACTTGAAATGTACAAACCGCCAATTTATGTGCGTCATGAAGTGGTGCACAACCGTTTTGTGGTTGAAGGCTTAAAGCAACGTGGCGCTGTGTTTGTTGAAGAATTGTCAGAAGTACCCGATGACAATATCGTAATATTTTCGGCTCACGGTGTATCACAAGCCGTAAGAATAGAAGCGAAACAGCGTCAGTTAACGGTATTTGATGCCACCTGTCCGTTGGTGACGAAAGTTCATATGGAAGTGGCTCGTGCGAGCCGAAAGAATATGGAGGTGGTGCTGATTGGTCACGCTGGTCACCCTGAAGTTGAAGGAACCATGGGCCAATACGCCAGTGATACTGGTGGCATGTACCTCGTTGAAACGAGCGATGATGTAGAGAAGCTCGATGTGAAAGATCCATCGAATTTCCATTACGTGAGTCAAACGACATTATCGGTTGATGAAACGGCTGATGTGATCACCAAGCTGCGTGAAGTATTCCCTGAAATTCAAGGGCCACGTAAAGACGATATTTGCTACGCGACGCAAAACCGCCAAGATGCCGTTCGTGCGATGGCAAAAGAAGTCGACGTGATGATTGTTGTCGGCTCCACCAACTCGTCCAATTCAACTCGTTTGAAAGAGTTGGCTGAAAAGCTAGGAACAGAAGGTTACTTGCTTGACTGCCCAGAGGCGATTGAAGCTAAATGGTTTGAAGGCAAAAGCCTTATCGGTGTAACGGCGGGGGCATCTGCTCCGGAAGAGTTGGTTAATCAGATCTTGGATCGAATTCAAGAGCTGGGTGCAACCGGCGTTGAAGAGCTGCAAGGGCGAGAAGAAAACATGTTTTTTGAAGTTCCGAAAGAGCTTCAAATTAAACAAATTGATTGA
- the fkpB gene encoding FKBP-type peptidyl-prolyl cis-trans isomerase, whose product MTTIKQDSAVTLHFTIKLEDGSVADSTHSMGKPAKLMVGDGSLSENFERCLLGLQVGDNKSIELTADDAFGQPNPDNVHYMERSKFAGQENLEVGVIMAFSGRDGAEIPGIITDISGESITVDFNHPLSGQDVTFEVEILSVE is encoded by the coding sequence GTGACAACAATAAAACAAGATAGCGCAGTAACGCTTCACTTCACTATCAAATTAGAAGATGGCTCTGTAGCCGATAGTACCCACAGTATGGGTAAACCAGCCAAGCTGATGGTGGGTGATGGTAGTCTAAGTGAAAACTTTGAACGTTGCTTACTAGGCTTACAAGTTGGCGATAACAAATCGATCGAATTAACGGCTGATGATGCGTTTGGCCAGCCGAACCCTGACAATGTTCATTATATGGAACGCAGTAAATTCGCGGGTCAGGAAAACCTAGAAGTTGGCGTTATCATGGCATTTAGTGGCCGAGATGGCGCTGAAATTCCAGGTATCATTACCGACATCAGTGGTGAGTCTATTACCGTTGATTTTAACCACCCTTTGTCTGGGCAAGATGTGACTTTTGAAGTTGAAATTTTGTCTGTAGAATAA